A stretch of the Medicago truncatula cultivar Jemalong A17 chromosome 5, MtrunA17r5.0-ANR, whole genome shotgun sequence genome encodes the following:
- the LOC11444208 gene encoding protein OBERON 1: MGRSKRGDTFTGMTLHPVPPDESGEGLPYAPENWPQQGDIWGWKTGKRLHNNGCFQDRYLYSPSRLSTQKGGSSRKHRHIFASKLSVERYIKATFPDSDIDAFFSSFSWRIPSLNASNGCNMVPIAAVPLQQIPLIIESDSDDSKTDVVRCKARNKKCDSLKLDVVEKHSPAMPCDICCSESGFCRDCSCILCCKTVNSTLGGYSYIKCGVNVGEGICGHVAHVECALRSLLAGTVGKSFGLDTEYHCRRCDGRTDLVSHVERLVEICKAVDLNDEIKKKVLDLGACLLRGSKKPVAKELFNRVELAIAKLKCVSNGEDIKMDDDNHMVHSEGLPDHGTDPMEVTMNGSPSNVRLKEEAYDYRSHSLKFEADIDDVMETLRKSQELECKVVEERLRAQQIYLQGLYDQIDREMAELECPNLTHSEPLFRAIRERKEQIRQELAKYEDMKKVASGFSRTSNDISKEIFNN; encoded by the exons ATGGGGAGAAGCAAGAGAGGCGATACATTTACAGGGATGACTCTCCATCCAGTACCACCAGATGAATCAGGCGAAGGATTACCATATGCTCCTGAGAATTGGCCACAACAAGGTGACATCTGGGGATGGAAAACTGGTAAAAGACTTCATAACAATGGATGCTTTCAAGATCGTTATCTTTACTCACCGTCCCGATTGAGTACTCAGAAAGGTGGATCCAGTCGCAAACATCGCCATATCTTTGCTAGCAAGCTCTCTGTTGAACGATACATCAAAGCCACTTTTCCTGATTCTGATATTGATgccttcttttcttctttctcatggAGGATTCCTTCTCTCAATGCTTCCaacg GATGCAATATGGTGCCGATAGCTGCGGTACCTCTTCAACAGATACCGTTGATAATAGAATCAGACTCTGATGACAGCAAGACCGATGTTGTTAGGTGCAAAGCCAGAAATAAAAAGTGCGACAGTCTGAAGTTGGACGTAGTAGAAAAACATTCGCCGGCCATGCCTTGTGATATATGTTGTTCTGAGTCTGGATTTTGTCGTGACTGTTCCTGCATTCTTTGTTGCAAAACAGTTAATTCTACTCTTGGTGGGTACAGTTATATCAAGTGTGGCGTAAATGTCGGTGAGGGAATATGCGGCCATGTTGCCCATGTGGAATGCGCACTTCGATCTCTCTTGGCTGGCACGGTTGGGAAAAGTTTTGGATTAGATACTGAGTATCATTGTCGGCGATGTGATGGAAGGACCGACCTCGTCTCTCACGTTGAAAGGCTTGTTGAAATATGCAAAGCTGTTGACTTGAACGATGAGATTAAGAAGAAAGTTTTAGACCTTGGTGCTTGTCTCTTGCGTGGTTCAAAGAAACCCGTTGCGAAGGAGCTATTCAATCGTGTTGAACTGGCCATCGCAAAG CTAAAATGTGTGTCCAATGGTGAAGATATCAAGATGGATGATGACAATCATATGGTTCATTCTGAAG GCTTACCAGATCATGGCACTGATCCAATGGAAGTAACTATGAATGGAAGCCCTTCAAATGTTAGATTGAAGGAGGAAGCTTATGATTATCGTTCACATTCATTGAAATTTGAGGCTGACATTGATGACGTCATGGAGACTCTGAGAAAGTCGCAAGAGCTGGAATGTAAGGTGGTGGAAGAAAGACTCCGTGCACAACAGATTTATTTGCAGGGTTTGTATGACCAAATCGACCGTGAAATGGCTGAATTGGAATGCCCGAACTTAACTCATTCAGAGCCCTTGTTCCGTGCTATCAGAGAAAGGAAAGAACAGATAAGACAAGAATTGGCGAAGTATGAAGATATGAAAAAGGTGGCCAGTGGTTTTAGTAGGACATCAAACGATATTTCAAAGGaaattttcaataattaa
- the LOC11441451 gene encoding uncharacterized protein, translating into MDSFEAMRCNRKWNISIAYNMMNPLSQAETLLSMSGFSNNNNKLRRLPHVFSRILQLPLRSDADVSIEEEPTCFRFVAETDSSLGHVETHTLHIHPGVTKIVVRASHSLHFSLDDLHPDIWRFRLPESVVPELATAVFVDGELIVTVPKAFDDENTPEPIGGGGATLVFVQ; encoded by the coding sequence ATGGATTCTTTTGAAGCAATGAGGTGCAATAGAAAATGGAACATAAGCATAGCATACAACATGATGAATCCACTGTCTCAAGCAGAAACACTCTTGTCCATGTCTGGTttctccaacaacaacaacaaacttaGACGTCTCCCTCACGTGTTCAGCAGGATCCTCCAACTTCCGTTACGGTCGGATGCTGACGTGTCTATAGAAGAAGAACCTACCTGTTTCCGATTTGTGGCGGAAACAGACTCATCACTCGGACATGTGGAGACTCACACGCTTCATATCCATCCAGGTGTCACTAAGATTGTTGTAAGGGCAAGTCACTCACTTCACTTTTCTTTGGATGATCTTCATCCTGATATCTGGAGGTTTCGTTTGCCAGAATCTGTTGTTCCGGAGCTCGCCACTGCTGTGTTTGTCGATGGCGAACTCATCGTCACTGTGCCTAAAGCTTTTGACGATGAGAACACTCCTGAACCtattggtggtggtggtgctaCACTAGTGTTTGTTCAgtga